From Erinaceus europaeus chromosome 9, mEriEur2.1, whole genome shotgun sequence, one genomic window encodes:
- the ZDHHC23 gene encoding palmitoyltransferase ZDHHC23 isoform X1, with amino-acid sequence MTPKSSMKSVKKNKAEEPELEPLCCCEYIDRNGEKNHVAACLCDCQDLDEGCDRWITCKSIQPETCERIMDTISDRLRIPWLRGAKKVNISIIPPLILLPIFLQVASWHFLLGVVVLTSLPVLALWYYYLTHRRKEQTLFFLSLGLFSLGYMYYVFLQEVVPQGHVGPTQLALLTFGLLLILFALYRAKKNPGYLRHPASTDIFLSSSQTECLNRKGQKTKGFPGADMSGSLNNRIPKDDLKGSFWMLGGSPTKVKEDWCAKCQLVRPARAWHCRICGICVKRMDHHCVWINSCVGESNHQAFILALLVFLLTSVYGITLTLDTICRERSVFTALFYCPGVYANYSSALSFTCVWYSVIITVGLAYIFLIQLINISYNVTEREVQQALRQKTGRRLLCGLIVDTGQYNRGFLRNWYQFSTLGTHPFHHPAEDIV; translated from the exons ATGACACCGAAGAGCAGTATGAAGTCCGTGAAGAAAAACAAAGCGGAAGAACCTGAATTGGAGCCCCTGTGCTGCTGCGAGTATATAGATCGAAATGGGGAAAAGAACCACGTGGCTGCTTGTTTGTGTGATTGCCAAGATCTGGATGAAGGGTGTGATAG atGGATTACATGTAAATCCATCCAGCCAGAAACTTGTGAAAGAATCATGGATACAATCTCTGATCGCCTCCGAATTCCTTGGCTTAGAGGAGCCAAAAAAGTCAACATTAGCATAATTCCCCCCCTCATCCTGCTGCCCATCTTCCTTCAAGTGGCCTCCTGGCATTTCCTACTGGGGGTAGTGGTTTTGACCTCACTTCCTGTGCTGGCCCTGTGGTACTACTACCTCACTCACAGAAGGAAAGAACAGACTCTCTTTTTCCTCAGCCTTGGACTGTTCTCTCTGGGCTACATGTACTATGTGTTCCTGCAGGAAGTGGTGCCCCAAGGGCATGTGGGGCCTACTCAGTTGGCTCTTCTTACCTTCGGGTTACTTCTGATACTCTTCGCCTTGTACAGAGCCAAGAAGAATCCAGGCTACCTCAGACACCCAGCAAGCACTGACATATTTCTAAGCAGCAGCCAAACTGAATGCCTGAACAGAAAAGGGCAGAAGACCAAAGGGTTCCCTGGAGCAGACATGTCTGGAAGTCTCAACAACCGCATACCGAAGGATGATCTGAAAGGTTCTTTCTGGATGTTGGGAGGAAGCCCCACCAAGGTGAAGGAGGACTGGTGTGCGAAATGCCAGCTGGTGCGACCAGCCCGGGCATGGCATTGCCGGATATGTGGCATCTGTGTAAAGAGGATGGATCATCATTGTGTCTG GATAAATAGCTGTGTTGGAGAATCAAATCATCAAGCATTTATACTTGCCCTTTTGGTCTTCTTGCTTACCTCGGTGTATGGGATAACGCTGACCTTGGACACCATTTGCAGAGAGAGAAGTGTCTTCACAGCTCTCTTCTACTGCCCTGGAGTCTATGCAAATTACAG CTCTGCTCTGTCTTTCACCTGTGTGTGGTACTCTGTGATCATCACAGTGGGCCTGGCCTACATCTTCCTGATCCAGCTGATAAACATCAGTTACAATGTAACTGAGAGGGAAGTCCAGCAGGCCCTTCGGCAGAAGACTGGGCGCCGGCTCCTCTGTGGACTCATCGTGGACACAGGCCAGTACAACAGGGGCTTCCTGCGGAACTGGTACCAGTTCTCCACCCTGGGCACTCACCCGTTCCACCACCCTGCTGAGGACATTGTCTGA
- the ZDHHC23 gene encoding palmitoyltransferase ZDHHC23 isoform X2: protein MTPKSSMKSVKKNKAEEPELEPLCCCEYIDRNGEKNHVAACLCDCQDLDEGCDRWITCKSIQPETCERIMDTISDRLRIPWLRGAKKVNISIIPPLILLPIFLQVASWHFLLGVVVLTSLPVLALWYYYLTHRRKEQTLFFLSLGLFSLGYMYYVFLQEVVPQGHVGPTQLALLTFGLLLILFALYRAKKNPGYLRHPASTDIFLSSSQTECLNRKGQKTKGFPGADMSGSLNNRIPKDDLKGSFWMLGGSPTKVKEDWCAKCQLVRPARAWHCRICGICVKRMDHHCVCCVGESNHQAFILALLVFLLTSVYGITLTLDTICRERSVFTALFYCPGVYANYSSALSFTCVWYSVIITVGLAYIFLIQLINISYNVTEREVQQALRQKTGRRLLCGLIVDTGQYNRGFLRNWYQFSTLGTHPFHHPAEDIV, encoded by the exons ATGACACCGAAGAGCAGTATGAAGTCCGTGAAGAAAAACAAAGCGGAAGAACCTGAATTGGAGCCCCTGTGCTGCTGCGAGTATATAGATCGAAATGGGGAAAAGAACCACGTGGCTGCTTGTTTGTGTGATTGCCAAGATCTGGATGAAGGGTGTGATAG atGGATTACATGTAAATCCATCCAGCCAGAAACTTGTGAAAGAATCATGGATACAATCTCTGATCGCCTCCGAATTCCTTGGCTTAGAGGAGCCAAAAAAGTCAACATTAGCATAATTCCCCCCCTCATCCTGCTGCCCATCTTCCTTCAAGTGGCCTCCTGGCATTTCCTACTGGGGGTAGTGGTTTTGACCTCACTTCCTGTGCTGGCCCTGTGGTACTACTACCTCACTCACAGAAGGAAAGAACAGACTCTCTTTTTCCTCAGCCTTGGACTGTTCTCTCTGGGCTACATGTACTATGTGTTCCTGCAGGAAGTGGTGCCCCAAGGGCATGTGGGGCCTACTCAGTTGGCTCTTCTTACCTTCGGGTTACTTCTGATACTCTTCGCCTTGTACAGAGCCAAGAAGAATCCAGGCTACCTCAGACACCCAGCAAGCACTGACATATTTCTAAGCAGCAGCCAAACTGAATGCCTGAACAGAAAAGGGCAGAAGACCAAAGGGTTCCCTGGAGCAGACATGTCTGGAAGTCTCAACAACCGCATACCGAAGGATGATCTGAAAGGTTCTTTCTGGATGTTGGGAGGAAGCCCCACCAAGGTGAAGGAGGACTGGTGTGCGAAATGCCAGCTGGTGCGACCAGCCCGGGCATGGCATTGCCGGATATGTGGCATCTGTGTAAAGAGGATGGATCATCATTGTGTCTG CTGTGTTGGAGAATCAAATCATCAAGCATTTATACTTGCCCTTTTGGTCTTCTTGCTTACCTCGGTGTATGGGATAACGCTGACCTTGGACACCATTTGCAGAGAGAGAAGTGTCTTCACAGCTCTCTTCTACTGCCCTGGAGTCTATGCAAATTACAG CTCTGCTCTGTCTTTCACCTGTGTGTGGTACTCTGTGATCATCACAGTGGGCCTGGCCTACATCTTCCTGATCCAGCTGATAAACATCAGTTACAATGTAACTGAGAGGGAAGTCCAGCAGGCCCTTCGGCAGAAGACTGGGCGCCGGCTCCTCTGTGGACTCATCGTGGACACAGGCCAGTACAACAGGGGCTTCCTGCGGAACTGGTACCAGTTCTCCACCCTGGGCACTCACCCGTTCCACCACCCTGCTGAGGACATTGTCTGA